The following are encoded together in the Cyanobacterium aponinum PCC 10605 genome:
- the trpS gene encoding tryptophan--tRNA ligase, with protein sequence MTKKRVLSGVQPTGNLHIGNYLGAIRNWVEIQPNYDNFFCVVDLHAITVPHDRTSLADNTYTIAALYLACGIDLNYSTIFVQSHVKAHTELTWLLNCVTPLNWLERMIQFKEKAIKQGENVSVGLLDYPVLMAADILLYDADQVPVGEDQKQHLELTRDIAIRVNDKFGSEDKPVFKVPEPMIKKEGARVMSLTDGTNKMSKSDPSELSRINLLDSPDEIRKKIKKCKTDPIMGLSFSEDRPECNNLLGLYSIFSGKSKDEVSDECGDMGWGKFKPLLTDTVIEALQPIQNKYAEIMADKTYLDSVLRDGREKAENVANATLKRVKDALGYLPPIY encoded by the coding sequence ATGACTAAAAAGCGTGTTTTATCAGGAGTTCAACCCACAGGAAATTTACACATAGGCAATTATTTAGGGGCAATTCGTAACTGGGTAGAAATACAACCTAATTATGATAATTTTTTCTGTGTTGTTGATTTACACGCTATTACAGTTCCCCACGATCGCACTTCATTAGCAGATAATACTTATACTATTGCCGCTTTATATTTAGCTTGTGGTATTGATTTAAACTACTCCACTATTTTTGTGCAGTCCCATGTAAAAGCCCATACAGAATTAACATGGTTGCTTAATTGTGTTACTCCATTGAATTGGCTAGAAAGAATGATTCAGTTTAAAGAAAAAGCGATTAAACAAGGAGAAAATGTCAGTGTGGGTTTACTAGATTATCCCGTACTAATGGCGGCGGATATTCTATTATATGATGCAGATCAAGTACCTGTAGGAGAAGATCAAAAACAACACTTAGAATTAACTCGTGATATTGCTATTCGTGTCAATGACAAGTTTGGTAGTGAAGATAAACCCGTTTTTAAAGTGCCTGAACCAATGATTAAAAAGGAGGGGGCTAGGGTTATGAGTTTAACTGACGGTACAAATAAAATGTCAAAATCTGATCCTTCTGAATTGAGTAGGATTAATTTGTTAGATAGCCCTGATGAAATTAGGAAAAAGATTAAAAAATGTAAAACTGATCCTATTATGGGTTTAAGTTTCAGTGAAGATCGTCCCGAATGTAATAACTTATTGGGATTATATAGCATTTTTAGTGGTAAAAGTAAGGATGAGGTAAGTGACGAGTGTGGGGATATGGGATGGGGTAAATTTAAGCCTTTATTGACGGATACGGTGATTGAAGCATTACAACCTATTCAAAATAAATATGCAGAAATTATGGCAGATAAGACTTATCTCGATTCTGTGTTAAGGGATGGTAGGGAAAAAGCGGAAAATGTCGCCAATGCAACTCTAAAAAGAGTTAAAGATGCTTTGGGTTATTTACCACCGATTTATTAA
- a CDS encoding methylenetetrahydrofolate reductase, translating to MTKLENAIASKEFIITAEVTPPKGGNPERMLEVARLLKDRVHGVNITDGSRAVLRMSSIASCVLLQREGIEPICQMTGRDRNSIALQADLMGAYSLGIRNILALTGDPLKAGDHPQAKAVFELESVRLLKLIGQLNEGFDLNNKTLPDGNLNLFAGAAVDPQLKSWSGLQRRFEQKIKAGAKFFQSQLITDFDKLDRFMNEIAKGCDRPILAGIFLLKSAKNARFINKNVPGVEIPEHIINRLEKAENPLLEGMTIAAEQIKDAQQICQGVHLMAVKREDLIPQILDLAKIHH from the coding sequence ATGACTAAACTAGAAAATGCGATCGCATCTAAAGAATTCATCATCACCGCCGAGGTGACCCCCCCTAAAGGTGGCAATCCTGAACGGATGCTAGAAGTTGCCCGTTTACTCAAAGATAGGGTACACGGAGTTAATATTACAGATGGTAGTCGTGCCGTATTGCGGATGTCTTCTATTGCTTCTTGTGTGTTGTTGCAACGAGAAGGAATTGAGCCGATTTGTCAAATGACCGGGCGCGATCGCAACTCCATTGCATTACAAGCAGATTTAATGGGTGCTTATAGTTTAGGAATTAGAAATATTTTAGCCCTAACAGGAGATCCTTTAAAAGCAGGAGATCACCCTCAAGCAAAAGCAGTTTTTGAGTTAGAATCAGTCCGTTTATTAAAGTTAATTGGACAATTAAACGAAGGTTTTGATCTGAATAATAAAACCCTACCCGATGGAAATTTAAACTTGTTTGCTGGTGCGGCGGTTGATCCTCAACTAAAGAGTTGGTCAGGGTTACAAAGACGTTTTGAACAAAAAATTAAAGCAGGAGCAAAGTTTTTTCAAAGCCAATTAATTACAGATTTTGATAAATTAGATCGCTTTATGAATGAAATTGCTAAAGGATGCGATCGACCTATTTTGGCAGGAATATTCTTGTTAAAAAGTGCTAAAAATGCTCGATTTATTAATAAAAATGTGCCGGGAGTAGAAATACCAGAACATATTATTAATCGCCTAGAAAAAGCAGAAAACCCATTACTAGAAGGCATGACTATTGCCGCCGAACAAATCAAAGATGCCCAACAAATTTGCCAAGGAGTCCATCTAATGGCGGTTAAAAGAGAGGATTTAATACCACAAATATTGGATTTAGCAAAGATTCATCACTAA
- a CDS encoding FAD-dependent oxidoreductase: MNNISRRSLLKLSAISGIVGILGYSRVVKPQPTIHKWDTLELPRFLSKPKKVVVIGGGLAGLASAYELSSRGFEVTLLEKSPQLGGKIASWDIQVGNDSFRMEHGFHGFFPQYYNLKSIVKEVAIESNFQSLEYYSVVFKGDKYKPENFRPSHSSFPWNIVDLAISSRNSLHWGINLTNPAHWRVFHAITSFKIPDTYYDLDNISVADWAAKGIPQGLFDLYFLPFAKSSLNAPDVLSTGELMQFFHFYFFGNPEGLAFNGTVDDMGRSLVEPIAAHVVNNQGKIITEANISKINCRSGKITSIEYYQGDEENNVPFWVDLNPLLKDEHYSYYGGGDRLFAVVKDTDEAFSLSCTHQGCIVNKQEDGKFVCPCHGAVYDQQGKVLNPPAKRNLKTYKVIERGENQVKLVANQKTASKPKTIEADYFVFATDVVGTKHLFNLIEGDTKSYPETKAQIESLALADPFAVGRFWLDKDFEWQHSNFASLSGYRLTDSITLYHRIQNEYKAWAEKTGGSVVELHAYCYKEKEFPTQEAILNTFREELIEIVPELADANILHQQLVNQKNFSGYPPNSFKMRPSTESQISNLMFAGDWVKMPFPCGLMERAISSGLLSANAILYREGLQRRDLLSVNPSGLFSI, translated from the coding sequence ATGAATAATATATCCCGTCGCAGTTTGCTAAAATTATCCGCTATTAGTGGCATTGTTGGTATTCTCGGCTATTCCCGTGTTGTTAAGCCTCAGCCGACAATTCATAAATGGGATACTTTAGAATTACCTCGCTTTTTAAGCAAGCCGAAGAAAGTGGTAGTTATTGGCGGTGGTTTGGCAGGATTGGCTTCTGCCTATGAGTTGAGTAGTCGGGGTTTTGAAGTTACTTTATTGGAAAAATCCCCCCAGTTAGGCGGTAAAATTGCTAGTTGGGACATTCAAGTGGGAAATGATAGTTTTAGGATGGAACATGGTTTTCATGGCTTTTTTCCCCAATACTATAATCTTAAAAGTATTGTAAAAGAGGTTGCGATCGAATCTAATTTCCAATCATTAGAATATTATTCGGTGGTGTTTAAAGGAGATAAATATAAACCCGAAAATTTTCGTCCTTCTCATTCTTCTTTCCCTTGGAATATCGTTGATTTAGCTATTTCTTCTCGCAATTCTCTTCATTGGGGTATTAATTTAACAAATCCTGCCCATTGGCGAGTTTTTCACGCTATTACGAGCTTTAAAATTCCTGACACCTACTATGACCTAGACAATATTTCCGTGGCAGACTGGGCGGCAAAAGGTATTCCCCAAGGTTTATTCGATTTGTACTTTTTACCCTTCGCAAAATCTTCTCTTAATGCCCCTGATGTTCTCAGTACAGGTGAACTAATGCAATTTTTCCACTTTTACTTTTTCGGTAATCCTGAAGGGTTGGCTTTTAACGGCACAGTAGATGATATGGGCAGAAGTTTAGTTGAACCCATCGCCGCTCACGTCGTCAATAATCAAGGTAAAATCATCACTGAAGCCAATATTAGTAAAATTAATTGCCGTTCTGGGAAAATTACTTCTATTGAATATTATCAAGGGGATGAGGAAAATAATGTACCTTTTTGGGTAGATCTCAATCCCCTCTTAAAAGATGAACACTATAGCTATTATGGCGGAGGCGATCGCCTCTTTGCTGTAGTTAAAGATACCGATGAAGCCTTTTCTTTAAGCTGTACTCATCAAGGTTGTATTGTTAATAAACAAGAAGACGGAAAATTTGTTTGTCCTTGTCACGGTGCAGTATATGATCAACAAGGGAAAGTGCTAAATCCTCCTGCAAAACGTAACTTAAAAACTTATAAGGTAATCGAAAGAGGAGAGAATCAAGTCAAATTAGTTGCAAATCAAAAAACCGCCAGTAAACCAAAAACCATTGAAGCGGATTATTTTGTTTTTGCTACTGATGTGGTAGGAACAAAACACCTATTTAATCTCATAGAAGGTGACACAAAAAGTTATCCCGAAACTAAAGCACAAATAGAAAGTTTAGCATTAGCTGACCCCTTTGCCGTTGGGCGTTTTTGGTTAGATAAAGATTTTGAGTGGCAACACAGTAATTTTGCTTCCTTATCAGGCTATCGTCTCACTGATAGTATTACTCTTTATCATCGCATTCAAAATGAATATAAAGCATGGGCGGAAAAAACGGGGGGCAGTGTGGTAGAGTTACACGCCTATTGTTATAAAGAAAAAGAATTTCCTACCCAAGAAGCTATTTTAAATACCTTCAGAGAAGAATTGATTGAGATTGTGCCGGAATTAGCCGATGCGAACATTTTACATCAGCAATTAGTCAACCAAAAGAATTTTTCTGGTTATCCTCCCAATAGCTTTAAAATGCGTCCTTCTACCGAGTCTCAAATTAGTAATTTAATGTTTGCAGGAGATTGGGTCAAAATGCCTTTTCCCTGTGGTTTAATGGAGAGGGCAATTAGTAGTGGTTTGTTGTCTGCTAATGCTATTCTTTATCGAGAGGGTTTACAACGACGAGATTTATTATCTGTTAATCCGTCTGGTTTATTTAGTATTTAA
- the hemL gene encoding glutamate-1-semialdehyde 2,1-aminomutase, with protein MVNTVSFKTTKSDEIFAAAQKLMPGGVNSPVRAFKSVGGQPIVFDRVKGAYIWDVDENKYIDYVGTWGPAICGHAHPEVIKSLSEALEKGTSFGAPCYLENILAEMVIDAVPSIEMVRFVNSGTEACISVLRLMRAYTGRNKIIKFEGCYHGHGDMFLVKAGSGVATLGLPDSPGVPKSVTSDTLTAPYNDLEAVKKLFADHPDEIAGVILEPVVGNSGFIVPDAGFLEGLRLITEQNGALLVFDEVMTGFRISYGGAQAKFGITPDLTTLGKVIGGGLPVGAYGGKKEIMAMVAPSGPMYQAGTLSGNPLAMTAGIKTLELLQKPGTYEYLEEITHKLISGLLTIAKNTGHKVTGGNISGMFGMFFTGEEVHNYDDAKKADTSKFARFHRGMLERGVYLAPSQFEAGFTSIAHTEEDINQTLAMAEEVLKEIPA; from the coding sequence TTGGTAAATACAGTATCATTCAAAACTACTAAATCCGATGAAATCTTTGCCGCGGCCCAAAAATTAATGCCGGGAGGAGTTAATTCTCCTGTAAGAGCCTTTAAATCTGTCGGTGGACAACCTATTGTTTTTGACCGTGTAAAAGGTGCATATATTTGGGATGTGGACGAAAATAAATATATTGACTATGTTGGGACTTGGGGACCTGCAATTTGTGGTCATGCTCATCCTGAAGTCATCAAATCTTTAAGTGAGGCTTTGGAAAAAGGTACAAGTTTTGGCGCTCCTTGTTATTTAGAAAATATCCTCGCCGAAATGGTGATTGATGCAGTACCAAGCATTGAAATGGTGCGTTTTGTTAACTCTGGTACAGAAGCCTGTATTTCTGTTTTAAGATTGATGAGAGCCTATACAGGTAGAAACAAAATCATCAAGTTTGAAGGTTGTTATCATGGCCATGGCGATATGTTTTTAGTTAAGGCAGGTTCTGGAGTTGCTACCCTCGGCTTACCAGATTCTCCCGGAGTACCTAAAAGCGTTACATCTGATACTTTGACTGCACCTTATAACGATTTAGAAGCGGTGAAAAAATTATTTGCCGATCATCCTGATGAAATTGCGGGGGTTATTCTTGAGCCGGTAGTGGGTAACTCTGGTTTTATTGTCCCTGATGCGGGTTTTTTAGAGGGTTTAAGATTAATTACTGAGCAGAATGGTGCTTTATTGGTATTCGATGAAGTAATGACTGGTTTCCGCATATCTTATGGTGGAGCTCAAGCTAAATTCGGTATTACTCCCGATTTAACAACTTTAGGAAAAGTTATTGGCGGTGGTTTACCTGTGGGTGCTTATGGTGGTAAAAAAGAAATCATGGCAATGGTTGCTCCTTCTGGCCCCATGTATCAGGCTGGTACTTTGTCTGGTAATCCTTTAGCTATGACAGCAGGAATTAAAACCCTTGAATTATTACAAAAACCCGGCACTTATGAATATTTGGAAGAAATTACCCATAAACTAATAAGTGGTTTATTAACTATTGCTAAAAATACTGGTCATAAGGTTACTGGCGGTAATATTAGTGGTATGTTTGGCATGTTTTTCACTGGTGAAGAGGTTCATAATTATGATGATGCGAAAAAAGCTGACACCAGTAAATTCGCCCGTTTTCATAGAGGAATGCTTGAGAGAGGAGTATATTTAGCACCCTCCCAGTTTGAGGCTGGATTTACTTCTATTGCTCACACCGAAGAGGATATAAACCAAACTTTAGCCATGGCGGAAGAAGTGTTGAAAGAAATTCCTGCCTAA
- a CDS encoding STAS domain-containing protein: MNNQQICTPQGIIDHNNESLFQEELLKFIDNTKEKDVVVDFKGVEFVDSSGLIALVRIYQEAKKQEKNLYLFNVSPSVRMIFEISRLDKVIGIRDKDYRQQLESDDSTDAGAPSVKAA, translated from the coding sequence ATGAATAATCAGCAAATTTGTACACCGCAAGGAATAATTGACCACAACAATGAAAGTCTATTTCAAGAAGAGTTATTAAAATTTATTGACAACACAAAGGAAAAGGATGTTGTTGTTGACTTTAAGGGTGTTGAGTTTGTTGATTCTAGTGGTTTAATTGCTCTGGTGCGTATTTATCAAGAAGCGAAAAAACAGGAGAAAAACCTATATCTTTTCAATGTTTCCCCTTCCGTCAGAATGATATTTGAAATTAGCCGTTTAGATAAGGTTATCGGCATAAGAGACAAGGATTATAGGCAACAATTAGAAAGTGACGATTCCACCGACGCAGGCGCACCTTCGGTGAAGGCAGCTTAA
- a CDS encoding SH3 domain-containing protein, with amino-acid sequence MSISSLFQFLIGFFLGIILFTAGIAGGAYFFLTQVSGNPPKPSFPEENSAVEEIPQPDESSNQAETATEETAKETQETTTNEETEDLPEGAYRGKVIWSTGLSLRAEPGIDSERIGGVGYNWEIVILGTSDDGGWQKIRIPSSGQEGWVKAGNIEKID; translated from the coding sequence ATGAGTATATCGAGCTTGTTCCAATTTTTAATCGGTTTTTTCCTCGGAATAATTCTTTTCACCGCAGGAATTGCAGGAGGCGCATATTTTTTCCTAACCCAAGTCTCAGGCAATCCCCCTAAACCGAGTTTCCCAGAAGAAAACTCCGCCGTAGAAGAAATCCCACAACCTGATGAATCTTCCAATCAAGCAGAAACAGCAACGGAAGAAACAGCCAAAGAGACACAAGAAACCACAACCAATGAAGAAACAGAAGATTTACCAGAAGGAGCTTATAGGGGTAAAGTAATATGGTCTACTGGTTTAAGTTTAAGGGCAGAACCCGGAATCGATTCAGAAAGAATTGGAGGAGTGGGCTATAACTGGGAAATTGTCATTCTTGGAACAAGTGACGATGGCGGTTGGCAAAAAATTCGTATTCCTAGCAGTGGGCAAGAGGGCTGGGTTAAAGCAGGTAATATCGAAAAAATAGATTAA
- a CDS encoding HAD-IA family hydrolase produces the protein MENKINLDNIEAIIFDLGGVIIGVEMESPYQTLLKISPRNEQELLSELKQIAYEYEIGKIEDITFLSAIKKKAQIDLDLVEIENIWNQMLNYVPEYMGELLAKIKQEKRTFILSNTNPIHIREVKKRFAQSVKEYTFESLFEKIYYSHEISLHKPDQAIYDYVVKTSKLNPLRTLFIDDNYHNVIEAKKYGLQAIHMNPVMNLDKIFPFYK, from the coding sequence ATGGAAAATAAAATCAACTTAGATAATATTGAGGCAATAATCTTTGATTTAGGTGGTGTAATTATAGGTGTAGAAATGGAAAGCCCTTATCAAACACTATTAAAAATTAGCCCTAGAAATGAGCAAGAATTACTGTCTGAATTAAAACAAATAGCCTATGAGTATGAAATAGGAAAAATAGAAGATATAACCTTTTTATCTGCCATCAAAAAAAAAGCACAAATTGATTTAGATTTAGTAGAAATAGAAAATATTTGGAATCAAATGCTAAACTATGTTCCTGAATATATGGGAGAATTACTAGCTAAAATTAAACAGGAAAAAAGGACATTTATTCTAAGTAATACTAATCCCATTCACATCCGAGAAGTAAAAAAAAGATTTGCCCAAAGTGTAAAAGAATATACTTTTGAATCCTTGTTTGAGAAAATATATTATTCCCATGAAATAAGTTTACATAAACCAGATCAAGCAATCTATGATTATGTTGTCAAAACCTCAAAACTTAATCCCCTTCGTACCCTATTTATTGATGATAATTATCATAATGTGATCGAAGCAAAGAAATATGGTTTACAGGCAATACATATGAATCCTGTAATGAATTTAGATAAAATTTTTCCCTTCTATAAATAA
- a CDS encoding MFS transporter: MSFINTFKAVERDKLVNLFILFFCALFFWMSLTSLIPTLPSYLQNIGATVKQVGYIMGCFAIGLLLSRVWLGKLADEGLQKFINYLPFPSGINNFILRFFRRFLGKLVYYPSRKVVIIIGTIVAFIAPLGYLFFDSLSELMINRAFHGVSIAAFTTGYSALVVDLSPPKQKGELIGYMSLAVPIGMAIGPAMGGFLEVYTSYEFLFLLSASCGLMALILACQIRELDSQVDKNQNISVSGEILSKESLINRDFKELIFSASFAVPALVLLLIGCLFGTLVTFLPLYIRDLGLNFNVGFFYTAAAIASFAVRFLSGRASDKYGRGLFISGSLICYILSMIFLTFVQDNMMLILSAILEGIGAGVLVPITLALISDRCSAIERGKVFAVCVSGFDVGVALGGPVLGSLILDFGYRVLFGVTALMAIAALLIFIGFSNKNIANSWKFAWGISSDLYAVK, translated from the coding sequence GTGAGTTTTATCAATACCTTTAAAGCCGTTGAAAGAGATAAGTTAGTTAATTTATTTATTCTTTTTTTCTGTGCTTTGTTTTTTTGGATGAGTTTAACTAGCCTAATTCCTACTCTGCCTTCTTATCTTCAGAATATAGGGGCAACGGTGAAGCAAGTAGGTTACATTATGGGTTGTTTTGCCATTGGTTTACTTTTATCTCGTGTATGGTTAGGAAAATTAGCAGACGAAGGTTTACAAAAATTTATTAATTATCTTCCTTTTCCTTCTGGGATTAATAATTTTATTCTCCGTTTTTTTCGTCGCTTCTTGGGGAAATTAGTTTATTATCCTAGTCGTAAGGTTGTAATTATCATTGGTACAATTGTCGCTTTTATTGCACCTTTAGGATATTTATTTTTTGATTCTTTATCAGAATTAATGATTAATCGTGCTTTTCATGGAGTGAGTATTGCGGCTTTTACTACGGGTTACAGTGCTTTAGTGGTAGATTTATCACCCCCGAAACAAAAGGGGGAGTTAATTGGTTATATGAGTTTGGCTGTGCCGATTGGAATGGCTATAGGTCCTGCTATGGGGGGATTTTTAGAGGTTTACACCAGTTATGAATTTCTATTTCTCCTTTCGGCCAGTTGCGGTTTAATGGCGTTAATTTTGGCTTGTCAGATTCGAGAGTTAGATTCTCAAGTTGATAAAAATCAAAATATTTCTGTGTCAGGGGAAATATTAAGTAAAGAGTCTTTGATTAACCGTGATTTTAAAGAGTTAATTTTTAGTGCTTCTTTTGCAGTACCTGCTTTAGTTTTACTCTTGATTGGTTGTCTTTTTGGTACTCTAGTCACATTTTTACCCTTATATATTCGAGATTTAGGACTCAACTTTAATGTTGGTTTCTTTTATACTGCGGCTGCGATCGCATCTTTTGCAGTACGTTTTCTTTCAGGGAGAGCATCTGATAAATATGGCAGAGGTTTATTCATCAGTGGTAGCTTAATTTGCTATATCTTATCTATGATTTTCCTCACCTTTGTTCAAGATAATATGATGTTGATTCTTTCGGCAATATTAGAAGGAATAGGTGCAGGTGTATTAGTTCCTATTACCCTTGCTTTAATTTCAGATCGTTGCAGTGCGATCGAACGTGGTAAAGTATTCGCAGTATGTGTTAGTGGTTTTGATGTGGGGGTTGCTCTCGGTGGACCGGTTTTAGGTAGCTTAATTCTTGATTTTGGCTATCGTGTACTCTTTGGTGTGACAGCATTAATGGCGATCGCAGCTTTGTTAATTTTTATCGGCTTTAGTAACAAAAATATAGCTAACTCATGGAAATTTGCATGGGGTATAAGTAGTGATTTATATGCAGTGAAATAA
- a CDS encoding serine hydrolase yields MVKWFRRDFLSILTLASAGTFFTPMISKAINSDDLEAKIFPLFTNLPGKSTMKIKAVSQGNSMDVSLNSDIPLFCGSSFKVFVLTVFLRQMEEGKVNFEEELVINDEMRVLSSPVFGGVSGKTTALIALEAMMMHSDNTATDLIMAYVTPQAVREFIAEIGLANTLIPDSISVMFSYLLGAKNGEDWGWEKINQEMNSPNLPARSIINQEQSSITEGAATPSASSTDFVNFYSRALQGEFFKQEETLTEFKRILRLPAILDKFIPSGAIGYVKGGSIDLQPQYALCLAGGVNFSADTWAYYSFMINWEDSTGKETANISSNFLNSVKASLKIIENAIYNGR; encoded by the coding sequence ATGGTTAAGTGGTTTCGTCGTGATTTTCTCTCTATTTTGACTTTAGCTTCTGCAGGCACTTTTTTTACTCCTATGATAAGTAAAGCAATTAATTCTGATGATTTAGAAGCAAAAATTTTTCCTTTATTTACGAATTTACCGGGTAAGTCAACTATGAAGATAAAAGCAGTAAGCCAAGGTAATTCTATGGATGTTTCTCTTAACAGTGATATTCCTCTTTTTTGTGGTAGTAGTTTCAAAGTTTTTGTTTTAACGGTATTTTTGCGACAAATGGAGGAAGGAAAGGTTAATTTTGAAGAGGAGTTGGTGATAAACGATGAGATGAGAGTGCTTTCTAGTCCGGTTTTTGGGGGTGTATCGGGCAAAACCACTGCCTTGATTGCCTTAGAGGCGATGATGATGCACAGTGATAATACCGCAACAGATTTGATTATGGCTTACGTCACTCCTCAAGCGGTAAGAGAATTTATTGCGGAAATCGGTTTAGCAAATACTTTAATTCCCGATAGCATTAGTGTGATGTTTTCTTATCTTTTAGGGGCGAAAAATGGCGAGGATTGGGGATGGGAAAAGATAAATCAAGAGATGAATAGTCCTAATTTACCCGCTAGAAGTATTATTAATCAAGAACAAAGCTCGATCACCGAAGGTGCGGCTACGCCGAGCGCATCTTCTACTGATTTTGTTAATTTTTACAGTCGTGCTTTACAGGGAGAGTTTTTCAAACAAGAAGAAACCTTAACGGAATTTAAACGTATATTAAGACTTCCCGCCATTTTAGATAAATTTATTCCTTCTGGGGCGATTGGTTATGTTAAAGGGGGAAGCATCGATTTACAACCCCAATACGCTTTATGTTTGGCAGGGGGAGTTAATTTTTCTGCAGATACATGGGCTTACTATTCCTTTATGATTAATTGGGAAGATTCTACGGGCAAAGAAACCGCCAATATTTCTAGTAATTTCCTCAATTCTGTTAAAGCTAGTCTGAAAATTATTGAAAATGCAATCTACAATGGAAGATAA
- a CDS encoding BCD family MFS transporter, which produces MTSNNYQSISLSDTTIPKVNTLTMFRLGLFNLGIGLISVLTLAVLNRVMIAELGIPASIAAGVLAISQLVSPTRIWLGQLSDGKKLFGFHRTGYIRLGVIISGIAIFFAIQLVWLLGSNIIINNGWQWNNVTIFVSILLAIVFVVQGIATGACSTPFTALLVDISDEDNRSKIVATIWSMLMVGIVIGGISGKILLNNLSGVEGKGIPLATLQAPINGIFLVVPIIVVILTLVATWGVEKKYSRFRQRSSFQDREEGVSFKKALKILTSSRQTGIFFSFLVMITLSLFMQEAVLEPYGAEVFNMPIGDTTLLNSFWGMGILLGYGTTGFFVVPRLGKNNTTRLGCILVALSFGLIIFSGLTQTPSVLKGAMVLFGIAAGITTIGAISLMLDLTVAETAGTFVGAWGLAQSLSRGIAIAVGGWILDLGRFLFNNPWLAYSLVFVCEALCIIGAIALLNRVNVQEFQATTRKATAMVMEGDLD; this is translated from the coding sequence ATGACAAGCAACAATTATCAATCTATCTCTTTATCAGACACAACCATTCCGAAAGTTAATACTCTAACTATGTTTCGCCTAGGTTTATTTAACTTAGGTATTGGCTTAATTTCCGTATTAACCTTAGCAGTCTTAAATCGAGTCATGATTGCAGAGTTGGGTATTCCTGCCTCTATTGCCGCAGGGGTATTAGCGATTTCTCAATTAGTGTCTCCTACTCGCATTTGGTTAGGGCAATTATCCGATGGCAAAAAATTATTTGGTTTTCATCGCACAGGATATATTCGTTTAGGAGTCATTATTTCAGGTATTGCTATTTTCTTCGCTATTCAACTGGTATGGTTATTGGGGAGTAATATCATCATTAATAATGGTTGGCAATGGAATAACGTGACGATTTTTGTTAGCATTCTTTTAGCAATTGTTTTTGTTGTTCAAGGTATTGCAACGGGGGCTTGTTCAACTCCTTTCACTGCTTTGTTAGTGGATATTTCCGATGAAGATAATCGCTCAAAAATTGTGGCTACCATTTGGTCAATGTTGATGGTAGGTATTGTTATTGGGGGTATATCGGGAAAAATTTTGTTAAATAATTTGTCGGGGGTAGAAGGTAAAGGGATACCTTTAGCAACTTTACAAGCTCCTATTAACGGTATTTTTCTTGTTGTGCCGATAATTGTGGTGATTTTGACTTTGGTGGCAACTTGGGGAGTGGAGAAAAAATATTCTCGTTTTCGGCAACGCTCGTCTTTTCAAGATAGAGAGGAAGGAGTTAGTTTTAAAAAAGCTCTCAAGATATTAACTTCTTCTCGTCAAACTGGTATTTTCTTCTCTTTTTTGGTGATGATTACTCTTAGTTTATTTATGCAGGAAGCGGTTTTAGAGCCTTATGGGGCAGAGGTTTTTAATATGCCCATAGGAGATACTACTTTATTAAACTCTTTTTGGGGAATGGGTATTTTATTGGGATATGGCACAACAGGTTTTTTTGTTGTTCCTCGTTTGGGTAAAAATAATACTACTCGTTTAGGTTGTATTTTAGTAGCTTTATCTTTTGGTTTGATTATCTTTTCCGGTTTGACTCAGACTCCTTCTGTATTAAAAGGGGCGATGGTGTTATTTGGTATTGCGGCTGGAATTACGACTATCGGGGCGATTAGTTTAATGCTTGATTTAACGGTGGCTGAGACGGCTGGAACGTTTGTGGGGGCTTGGGGGTTGGCTCAATCCTTATCCCGTGGTATCGCCATCGCTGTGGGGGGATGGATTCTCGATTTAGGGCGTTTTTTGTTTAACAATCCTTGGTTAGCTTATAGCTTGGTTTTTGTTTGTGAAGCCTTATGTATCATAGGTGCGATCGCACTTTTAAATCGGGTTAATGTTCAGGAATTTCAGGCCACTACCCGTAAAGCAACAGCTATGGTTATGGAAGGAGATTTAGATTAG